From the genome of Methanobrevibacter smithii ATCC 35061, one region includes:
- a CDS encoding ATP-dependent helicase, with product MISYEEFEDIVVNTLKRNISSNEDQKKAISSHANESLFIVAGPGSGKTTVIVLKILKYIFVDDIAPDEILATTFTRKAANELHSRILSWGDQIKNYLLDNIVEDDPVKEMELMDFIEKKIDLNKINIGTTDSVAEDLLRIHREPGTNQPLVIEDFVTKSAMTNILLKDNIYLNENLKEYLKSFTPKEKLEEPSKMAEIILNMKNRMYYDQVNFDEIYDKFEEGSGAKLTLNCIKDYEDELKKRNIIDFPMLEFKFLNKLKNHKLDIFLDNIKIILIDEYQDTNLIQEDIYFTIAEYGLKNNGSITVVGDDDQSLYRFRGATVDLFTNFKKRAHDRLGINVEEINLKTNYRSSENIINHCNHFVELDKEYQKARVDEKPKIIAPDFDKDKMPVLGMFRNNPQMLARDLTLLINNLINNGEASLKIRRILNKDYYDTLNGNSNLQSINKQKQNNAKKSKNLEKITLKLDEEYGSASDIAILSYSPKEMKGSNPTFNFYLRKNLKKLKKPIEVFNPKGRDLQDVKQVEIFCGLILECIDPQGIIQKSDKQIQNLADRNMNRWRYRAIDHIKSKPEPNEPVSLSEFVISWQNRHPKNRDKWPESASLMELAYKLITWIEELQDDVEGIVYLEAITRSIKQTGFFNKYSGNIVFTNSKTERESVLEAIWNIFIPIATGGVGIDEDLLETLPDDRINIMSIHQSKGLEFPLVIVDVGSRFKKNTVNTQNLRFPKLEPKNRSIEDSVRCFSSLGESERSEKDRSFDDLTRLYFVAFSRAENVLLLIGLLPSLDGYAVNNNLKQIPNVALGWNRDEQLVGFDEIYLI from the coding sequence ATGATTAGTTACGAAGAATTTGAAGATATTGTTGTAAACACACTGAAAAGGAACATTTCTTCAAATGAAGATCAAAAAAAAGCCATTTCATCTCATGCAAATGAATCTCTTTTCATAGTAGCAGGACCAGGATCCGGAAAAACTACTGTAATTGTACTTAAAATACTTAAATATATTTTTGTTGATGATATTGCTCCAGATGAAATTTTAGCAACTACTTTTACTAGAAAAGCAGCAAATGAACTGCATTCACGTATTTTAAGCTGGGGAGATCAAATTAAAAACTATCTTTTAGACAACATTGTTGAAGATGATCCTGTTAAAGAAATGGAATTAATGGATTTCATTGAAAAAAAGATAGATTTAAACAAAATCAATATTGGAACTACTGACAGTGTAGCTGAAGATTTACTGAGAATTCATAGAGAGCCTGGAACGAATCAGCCATTGGTAATTGAAGATTTCGTTACAAAGTCTGCTATGACAAATATTCTTCTTAAAGACAATATATACTTAAATGAAAATTTAAAGGAATATCTTAAAAGCTTTACACCTAAAGAAAAACTGGAAGAACCTTCAAAAATGGCAGAAATCATTCTAAATATGAAAAACAGAATGTACTATGACCAGGTGAATTTTGATGAAATCTATGATAAATTTGAAGAAGGCAGCGGAGCCAAATTAACTCTCAACTGTATAAAAGATTACGAAGATGAATTGAAAAAAAGAAATATTATAGATTTCCCAATGCTTGAATTTAAATTTCTAAATAAACTTAAAAATCATAAATTGGACATTTTTTTAGACAACATAAAAATCATTTTAATTGATGAATATCAGGACACCAATCTGATTCAGGAAGATATCTATTTTACAATAGCCGAATACGGTCTAAAAAATAACGGCAGCATAACTGTTGTAGGTGACGATGACCAGTCCCTTTATCGTTTTAGAGGAGCTACTGTAGACTTATTTACAAATTTCAAAAAACGTGCACATGACAGGTTGGGAATTAATGTTGAAGAAATTAATTTAAAAACCAACTACAGATCCAGTGAAAATATTATCAATCACTGCAACCATTTTGTAGAACTGGATAAAGAATATCAAAAAGCCAGAGTAGATGAAAAACCTAAAATCATTGCTCCCGATTTTGACAAAGATAAAATGCCCGTTTTAGGAATGTTCAGAAATAACCCTCAAATGTTAGCCAGAGATTTAACCCTGTTAATTAATAATCTCATAAACAATGGAGAAGCCTCTCTAAAAATCAGAAGAATATTGAATAAAGATTATTATGACACATTAAATGGCAATTCCAACTTACAATCCATTAATAAACAAAAACAGAATAATGCTAAAAAAAGCAAAAATTTAGAAAAAATTACATTAAAATTAGATGAAGAATACGGCTCTGCATCAGACATAGCTATTTTATCATATTCTCCTAAAGAAATGAAAGGAAGCAATCCCACATTTAATTTTTACTTAAGGAAAAATCTTAAAAAACTGAAAAAACCTATTGAAGTTTTTAATCCAAAAGGAAGAGACCTGCAGGATGTAAAACAAGTTGAAATATTTTGCGGATTAATTCTAGAATGCATTGATCCTCAAGGAATAATCCAAAAATCCGATAAGCAAATCCAGAATTTAGCTGACAGAAATATGAACCGTTGGAGATACCGGGCAATAGACCACATTAAATCAAAACCTGAACCAAACGAACCTGTTTCATTATCTGAATTTGTGATTTCATGGCAAAACCGCCACCCTAAAAACCGTGACAAATGGCCAGAAAGTGCAAGTTTAATGGAATTAGCATATAAATTGATTACATGGATTGAAGAACTTCAGGATGATGTTGAAGGAATTGTATACTTAGAAGCTATTACAAGGTCAATTAAACAAACGGGATTTTTCAATAAATATTCTGGAAATATTGTATTTACCAATTCAAAAACCGAAAGGGAATCTGTTCTTGAAGCTATATGGAATATTTTCATTCCAATAGCTACCGGAGGGGTTGGAATTGATGAAGATCTTCTTGAAACACTGCCTGATGACAGAATAAACATAATGTCTATTCATCAATCTAAAGGATTGGAGTTTCCTTTAGTAATTGTTGATGTAGGCAGCAGATTTAAAAAGAACACAGTAAATACTCAAAATTTAAGATTTCCGAAACTGGAACCTAAAAACAGAAGCATAGAAGATAGTGTGCGTTGTTTCAGTTCTCTTGGAGAATCAGAAAGAAGTGAAAAGGACAGATCATTTGATGATTTAACAAGACTTTATTTCGTTGCATTTTCCAGAGCTGAAAATGTTTTACTTCTTATTGGATTATTGCCGTCACTTGACGGATATGCAGTTAACAATAACCTTAAACAAATTCCTAATGTTGCCCTTGGCTGGAACAGAGATGAACAATTAGTCGGATTTGATGAAATATATTTAATATGA
- a CDS encoding PD-(D/E)XK nuclease family protein — translation MKLSSRSKAYMIPEYSLTGDLLSFLTCNLQYRYQNKGTLPPSMPIQLWFGEFIHGVMEEAYLQWELNKTPFPWDWKKDIRPIENMIDARLQVRGLYPPKEHFFSTNHPSNENVDVNERDHKKLASARAERAINYWGPHLFPLIDSAELLIKGIRNMPHYDKNTSRSNYYGINGVIDVLSSLKINETIENTRQTTLDSYRNKIIEYLKNDKEFQEHINSIDGDEYEVIIDYKGMRRPSNQKEDDETWIRHKWQILTYAWLRRQQADAKPIVAGIIFYLNELVPSKEDLIVVQQDIHNNLTDIPKEGEFKKDVALIENWDEDAKVPELSSEFKTARSIRIININNEEIEKALNEFDNVVNNIESSLIKEIKGCKIQDAWKAQGDERTCDACDFKTFCKNKKTKPKEFTIP, via the coding sequence ATGAAATTATCTTCAAGATCTAAAGCATATATGATTCCGGAATATAGTTTAACTGGAGATTTGCTCTCCTTTTTAACCTGTAATTTACAGTACAGATATCAAAATAAAGGTACTCTTCCTCCGTCAATGCCTATCCAATTATGGTTTGGAGAATTTATACACGGAGTAATGGAAGAAGCTTACCTGCAGTGGGAACTGAATAAAACACCGTTTCCATGGGACTGGAAAAAAGATATCAGACCTATTGAAAATATGATTGATGCAAGGCTGCAGGTAAGAGGGCTTTATCCTCCGAAAGAACATTTCTTTTCAACAAATCATCCAAGTAATGAAAATGTTGATGTCAATGAAAGAGACCATAAAAAATTAGCCAGCGCAAGAGCCGAAAGAGCTATTAATTACTGGGGTCCTCATTTATTCCCGCTGATTGATTCTGCAGAATTGCTGATAAAAGGAATCAGAAATATGCCCCATTACGATAAAAACACTAGCCGTTCCAATTATTATGGAATTAATGGTGTTATTGATGTTTTAAGCTCATTGAAAATTAATGAAACAATTGAAAATACCAGACAAACCACATTGGATTCCTACAGAAATAAAATCATTGAATATTTAAAAAATGACAAAGAGTTCCAGGAACATATAAACAGCATTGATGGTGATGAATACGAAGTAATCATTGATTATAAGGGAATGAGAAGACCTTCAAATCAAAAGGAAGATGATGAAACATGGATTCGCCACAAATGGCAAATTTTAACATATGCCTGGCTTAGACGTCAGCAGGCAGATGCCAAACCAATTGTTGCAGGAATTATTTTCTATTTAAATGAACTTGTTCCGTCAAAAGAAGATCTGATTGTTGTTCAGCAGGATATTCACAATAACCTGACGGACATTCCAAAAGAGGGTGAATTTAAAAAAGATGTTGCATTAATTGAAAACTGGGATGAAGACGCCAAGGTTCCGGAATTAAGTTCAGAATTTAAAACAGCAAGATCAATCAGAATAATTAATATTAACAATGAGGAAATTGAAAAAGCTTTAAATGAATTCGACAATGTTGTGAATAATATTGAATCATCTTTAATTAAAGAAATCAAAGGCTGTAAAATTCAAGACGCATGGAAAGCACAGGGAGATGAAAGAACCTGTGATGCATGTGATTTCAAAACATTCTGTAAAAATAAAAAAACAAAACCAAAAGAATTTACTATTCCTTAA
- a CDS encoding DUF169 domain-containing protein: protein MSSLETNQEYSKILEDNVKLTCKAVAVKLLASEEELPEGYDLIDEKVRHCEMIRKASYGEKFYSTIEQQSCLGGAGAIGLRDMPPKLASGEKYFELGRFKDLKTAKAATEKLSIIKERYWGIVYSPLDEATFKPDVVLIITEPVGGMKLAQTIVYSSGDKVRPNFAGIQSLCGDALANPFITGGVNFTLGCDGSRNAADIKDNEMTIGISGEKLEEVISNLQAI from the coding sequence ATGAGTAGTTTAGAAACCAATCAAGAGTATAGTAAGATACTTGAAGACAATGTTAAATTAACCTGTAAAGCTGTAGCTGTTAAATTATTAGCCAGTGAAGAAGAGCTTCCTGAAGGCTATGATTTAATAGATGAAAAAGTCAGACATTGTGAAATGATTAGAAAAGCATCATATGGAGAAAAATTTTACAGTACCATTGAACAGCAATCCTGTTTAGGCGGAGCTGGAGCTATCGGTCTTAGAGATATGCCTCCTAAATTAGCTAGTGGAGAAAAATATTTTGAATTAGGAAGATTTAAAGATTTAAAAACAGCAAAAGCAGCTACTGAAAAACTTTCAATAATCAAAGAAAGATACTGGGGAATTGTTTATTCACCTTTAGATGAAGCTACTTTTAAACCTGATGTAGTTTTAATAATTACAGAACCTGTTGGTGGAATGAAATTAGCTCAAACTATTGTTTATTCTTCCGGAGATAAAGTAAGACCTAATTTTGCAGGTATCCAATCCCTTTGTGGTGACGCTTTAGCTAATCCATTTATAACTGGAGGAGTTAATTTTACTTTAGGCTGTGACGGTTCCAGAAATGCTGCCGATATTAAAGATAATGAAATGACCATTGGAATTAGTGGTGAAAAATTAGAAGAAGTTATTTCAAACCTACAAGCTATCTAA
- a CDS encoding nucleotidyltransferase family protein produces the protein MTVSAIITAAGKNSRMRKDQISRNISVKNKLVLPFQNKSVLETTIDNALSSNVDECIVVLGHYSDEIKEVVFDNYKDSVKFIENNPVDVGLSVSLLNGLKNISSDFALCITGDQPTVSSETFNEMINVCKNSDNPEKTIAVLRRRKTGLLDTAEGLGMPFVVFKDNMIKYLENENDNLNPILRKIFGDGYTFYGIKEKNELELLNINHYDDYLKLLDSL, from the coding sequence ATGACAGTTTCAGCTATTATTACCGCTGCAGGTAAAAATTCCCGTATGAGAAAGGATCAGATTTCCCGAAATATTTCAGTAAAAAACAAACTTGTTCTTCCGTTTCAAAATAAAAGTGTTTTAGAGACAACTATTGATAATGCATTATCCTCAAATGTAGATGAATGTATTGTTGTATTAGGTCATTACAGTGATGAAATAAAAGAGGTTGTTTTTGATAATTATAAAGATTCTGTAAAGTTTATAGAAAATAATCCTGTTGATGTAGGTTTATCAGTATCTCTTTTAAATGGTTTAAAAAATATCAGTTCTGATTTTGCACTTTGCATAACTGGAGACCAGCCGACAGTATCAAGTGAAACATTTAATGAAATGATTAATGTTTGTAAAAATTCAGATAATCCTGAAAAAACAATAGCTGTTTTAAGACGTAGAAAAACAGGTTTGCTAGACACTGCTGAAGGATTGGGAATGCCTTTTGTAGTATTTAAGGATAATATGATAAAATATTTAGAAAATGAAAACGATAATTTAAATCCGATTTTAAGAAAAATATTTGGTGATGGTTACACTTTTTATGGAATAAAAGAAAAAAATGAGCTGGAATTATTAAATATAAATCATTATGATGATTATTTAAAGTTATTAGATAGCTTGTAG